In Lepus europaeus isolate LE1 chromosome 19, mLepTim1.pri, whole genome shotgun sequence, the genomic window TACATCCCCGGTGCGTGGCGCCCTAGAGCTGGGGGGCGGGCGGCGCGTGGAGCGCAGGGTTGAGAAGACTTCTGAAACCCTGGCTGGGCGCGGTCCCCAAAAAAGACAGTGGATCAGAGTGACTGGCGGGATCATTGGTGCCAGCGCAGGGGCAGTAGGGGCCTGGACGTGGGGAGGGTCAGCGGCCACCCAAGTATGGAGGTATCAGGGGTCACGAAGCTCCCTGAAACGCGACCTCTGACCTCTGCCCTCCAGTGGACGCTGAGATTGTCTCCATCGACACCTTTAACAAGTCGCCCCCAAAGAGGGGCCTGGTTGTGGGCATCACGTTCATCAAGGTACCTGAGGGCCTGCCCCCTTCCACGTGGGTTGGGCCCCCCCAGCCTGCCGCCCCTCCCTCTGaggccactccccccaccccccaggactcCGGGGACAAGGGCAGCCCCTTCCTCAACATCTACTGCGACTACGAGCCTGGCTCTGAGTACAACCTGGACTCCATCGCCCGTGAGTGGGGCTTGGGAAGCAGCTGGGGGGGGTGGTCTGGCAGGTGTCCCGTGCCCACCTGCCTGTGCCCCCTACAGAGAGCTGCCTGAACTTGGAGCTCCAGTTCACGCCCTTCCAGCTGTGCCATGCAGAGTGAGTGTCCGCTGGGCCCCTACGCCCAGCTGAGACTTCCGCAGGGTGGTGGACGCCAGGAGCCCCGAGGGTCGGGACAGGAGCCACAGCGCTCCCCTGTCTCAAGGCCCCGGGGTCTGGCACAGGGGTCGCAGGCTTAGTGTTCGGGGGCTGCTCCACGCACCTGCAGGGGGGAGACTGGAAGCAGCACCTGAGGGGCCCGGGAGAcctgcagctggggctgcgcATGGCCGGCTGTGCCCTGAGCCGCTGCAGGGCCTGGGTCCCGGAGCCGCAGGGGTCCCGCAGGAGCGGGGCTCACGGACACGCGGCTGCTCTGCCACACTGAGGTTCTGGACGCTCCGCGGGCAGGGTCCAGGTCGGGGGTCAGCTGGAGACCGTGTTTCTGCTGAGTGGGAACGACCCTGCCATCCACCTCTAcaaggaggtgaggctggggctgagggtggcggggccggcgggggccggcgctgcccgGGGCTCAATCCCGCTCCCCCCAGGACGAGGGGCTGCACCAGTTTGAGGAGCAGCCGGTGGAGAACCTGTTCCCAGAGCTCACAGACCTGCCCAGCAGGTAGCCCGGCGGCGGCCTTAGGGGGCCTGGGCagcggggagggaggcagcagcggcCGCGCTCCGGCCCCCAGGGAAATCGGTCAGCCGTGGGGACCCCAGTGAGTGGGTGTGGGGAAGGACCCCCAGGGAAACCGGGCTGCTCCCTGGAGGGAGGGCTGTGTGGGGCGTGGGTGCATGATGGCCTGTCccgtccgtctgtccgtccatccacccGCTCCTGCCCAGCGTCCTCTGGCTGGACGTCCGCAGCCTCCCGGGCACGACCCGGCGCCTCTCGGCCCTCGGCTGTCAGAGCGGCTACGTCCGTGTCGCCCACGTGGACCAGCAGAgccgaggtgggggcggggccgaggaggggaggtggggccAGGGACGGGGCTGGGCCCTGAGTCCGCACCCTCCTCACAGAGGTGCTGCAGGTGTGGACGGTCCTGCAGGACGGCCCCGTGTCCCGAGTGATCCTGTTCAGCCTCTCGGGCCCAGACGGTGAGctctgggtgcaggggtgggggaggggagccaacTGCCCCTCTCCCAAAGCGTTGGGCCCTCACCCACTCCCCC contains:
- the KPTN gene encoding KICSTOR complex protein kaptin isoform X2, with the translated sequence MGEAVVAAGPCPLREDSFTRFSSQSNVYGLAGGAGGRGELLAATLKGKVLGFRYQDLRQKIRPVAKELQFNYIPVDAEIVSIDTFNKSPPKRGLVVGITFIKDSGDKGSPFLNIYCDYEPGSEYNLDSIAQSCLNLELQFTPFQLCHAEVQVGGQLETVFLLSGNDPAIHLYKEDEGLHQFEEQPVENLFPELTDLPSSVLWLDVRSLPGTTRRLSALGCQSGYVRVAHVDQQSREVLQVWTVLQDGPVSRVILFSLSGPDGTCWAGASGTSSSCLAATSLTASSAAWSRTWTWMDGRKCWWPPTDRSCSATSTGPPRPGPLRPSRGSTCCGSGASAAHCWPWRMWTSPGTGCRSWPWSP